The region CTTCTTCAGCTGATCATCCAAAAAGGAGACCACCTGGCTGATTTCACCGCGGCTGAACTGCCGATCCAGTTCCTGAAAGGTTTTGGCCACGCGATTGGCCAGAAATGCCGCCTCATAAGCGGAACCGGCTTTTACATTGATCTTAATAATATCCGTATCACGAATCGGATCAACCGTTAAGGCTCCCTGGAGTCTTTTTACACCCAACCGAAGATAATTAACGGGTTCTGCATTTTTTTCTTCCACATAAAAGAGTTTCAAAGAATCTTTATATCCATCCCTCAGAAGGTTGGTTACCACTTCGCGCGCCAGGCGCTGGCTTTTGAGAATCTGAACCTGGTTGTTCATCATGGTGACCTGTTTTCCGCCAAAAGGACTGATGTCAAACAGCGTTTGTGTCATTCCTCCGGTTTGGTCCACCATAACCATACAACTGGCTTCATACGTGGGGGGAGTTGTAAACGAGTAATAGGCGGTCGCGGCGACAACAATCAAAAAGGAAAGAATGATGATCCATTTGCCGCGATAGATGATCCGCCAATAATCACTTAACCGGACTTCTTGTTCTTCAAAATCGTGATTATTGTTTGAAAAATTAGATGCTGCCTGCAAAGGTGACTCCTTAATTTTCTGCTTGAGGGAAATTTACCAAATGAGAAGTATCAGATTGATACAATTTAATCTTTAAATATAAAATTTTTCTGCCAAAAAATCAATAATTATTTCTCCTGTTTCTAAAACTGTACCACTTTGAAACAGTCCAAATTAAATGACTCCTGTCTCTTTTATTCGTTTTTTTTCAACCTGACAGGGGGGCTGTAACCCAACTCTCATCTAATATTAACCGGTGAGTCTAAGCACACCCCTTCCCAACCCTCTTAGTTTAATACCTGCAATTTCTTCTTTTGCGGAAAAAGAATCTCTGACATGACATTTGTTTTTTCAGTAGCATTCAATTTTAGGTCCCAACCCAGTGGCACATGTCCACCCAAAATATTTTAACAGGATTACAGGATATTTTGTTGATCACGCCAACCCCCGTATAACCTGACAGCAAAAAAAGCATCCACTTATTCGGCCCGCATATCGATCACCTGAATATTCGGCGGAATTTTATAATGAAAAATATCCTCAGGGATTTTTTGATTAATTTTTATTTTTCTCAGTCGATAGGTGGTTACATTTTGATTGACATCTTCATAGCGCAGTTTTTTCGTCAACCAGGTTTTCTTGTCAATCCAGACGGTCATTTTGGGAATAAACACATCTTCCGATTTTGAAATGAGCTCCAGTACGTAGCAGGGTTTTCCGTCGATCGTTTCCTCTTTCAGCAAACGGGCGTGGTAATTCTTCTGAAATTTCAGCAGTAAGCGCCGGGGCAATAAATCGTCACCCGATTGATTGACATTATCAATAAGCACCTGCTTTTTCCCCGCATCGTAGGTCCAGAGAGTTTTGCCATCGGACACAATCACCTGTTCGGCAGTTTGCAGTCGAAATTTATCTCCCTCACCAATGTACAATTTACCGGAGAACGTCTGCTTTTCATCAATCATAACCCAGTGAAAGGTTTCTTCAAAGTCCGCGACCAGGGTTCGAATGGTTTCAACCCTTTGATGCACCTTTTCCAGAATTTTTTCGGCGG is a window of Calditrichota bacterium DNA encoding:
- a CDS encoding outer membrane lipoprotein carrier protein LolA yields the protein MKKNRAIILGLTGVILLTATVSGLAKKKLTAEKILEKVHQRVETIRTLVADFEETFHWVMIDEKQTFSGKLYIGEGDKFRLQTAEQVIVSDGKTLWTYDAGKKQVLIDNVNQSGDDLLPRRLLLKFQKNYHARLLKEETIDGKPCYVLELISKSEDVFIPKMTVWIDKKTWLTKKLRYEDVNQNVTTYRLRKIKINQKIPEDIFHYKIPPNIQVIDMRAE